The genomic region CAATTAACAAAATCAAATAGTTCGCATTTTAGTTGTGTTAAGTTTGCAAATTTTTTACCGTTAATAAATTCGGTTTTAAAGGTTTTGTAAGTTGCTTCAGCAACAGCATTATCATATGGGCATCCTTTGGAGCTTAATGATCTTTTAATTTTAAAGGTTATTAAAATTTCATCAATAATTTTATTTTTAAACTCATTACCACGATCAGTATGAAATAAAGTTATTTTATTTAATGGTCGTGTTATCTTGTGAAAAGCTTGTTGAACTAATTCAGCAGTTTTATTTGGTCCAGCACTATAGCCAATTACTTCGCGATTAAACAAGTCAATTAATAAACAAATATAATGTCATTTAGTGCCAACTTGAACATATGTTAAATCACTAACAACAACTTCATTTGGTTTTTTGTCATTAAATTGACGATTTAAAACATTATTAATTTCGTCATTATTAACTGTTTTTTTATGATTACAATATTTTAACTTGGTGTATTTAGAAACCAAATTATTTTTGATCATAATGAATCGGATTTTTCGTCGTGATAAAATGATATTTTTTCTTATTAAAACAGCTTTAATTTTACGAGCACCATAAATCTTGCGACTTTTATTAAATGCACTGATAACTTCTTGTTCATAATTATTAACATCAAACTTGGTGCATTTATTAGTTTGATAATAATATGTTGATTTTAGTAAACCTAAAATCTTACATATTTTCCTCACTGAATATTTATTTTTGTTGTTATTAATTATTGTTATTTTTTCCCGATTATCAGTGCTGCTTGCTTTAAAATGTCATTTTCCATTCGTAATTGTTGGTTTTCTTTTCGCAAGTAAATTAATTCATTTTCTTCGACAGTGCGA from Spiroplasma endosymbiont of Lonchoptera lutea harbors:
- a CDS encoding IS3 family transposase (programmed frameshift), encoding MGNKTSYSEEFKKQIVMLYKNDKSVINLGKEYNLPKPTIYSWIKNYNNSGSFKAKDNRTVEENELIYLRKENQQLRMENDIFKASSTDNREKITIINNNKNKYSVRKICKILGLLKSTYYYQTNKCTKFDVNNYEQEVISAFNKSRKIYGARKIKAVLIRKNIILSRRKIRFIMIKNNLVSKYTKLKYCNHKKTVNNDEINNVLNRQFNDKKPNEVVVSDLTYVQVGTKWHYICLLIDLFNREVIGYSAGPNKTAELVQQAFHKITRPLNKITLFHTDRGNEFKNKIIDEILITFKIKRSLSSKGCPYDNAVAEATYKTFKTEFINGKKFANLTQLKCELFDFVNWYNNIRIHGSLNYLTPVEFRKYQST